In the Pungitius pungitius chromosome 5, fPunPun2.1, whole genome shotgun sequence genome, one interval contains:
- the adamts13 gene encoding A disintegrin and metalloproteinase with thrombospondin motifs 13 isoform X2 produces the protein MFFTGLLCLLLLRPGPAAPLQEHFHHSPSQRDVLSSPEASVSGRLRRWAPMPDVTHLELLVVVGPDVQRFHKQDTERYILTNLNIASELLRDTALGANMRVHLVRMIILSEPEPEIQMSPNITSSLRSVCDWGRRINPSNDTDPLHADLLLYITRYDLLLPDGNNQVRGVAQLGGACSSDWSCVITEDTGFDLGITITHEIGHSFGINHDGVGNTCSKSGFMMASDGGYNSVDLTWSPCSRQQLLTFFSEGKAECVKDLPVLGGSLQDWKPGLYYGVDDQCRIAFGSTARACSFTDPDLPACRVLSCHINPDDNSSCKRLLIPLLDGTECAPNQWCLKGRCVSSDELGSSVVVHGSWSNWSGFSPCSRTCGGGVTHRRRKCNNPRPAFGGNDCEGSDVEAELCHRQPCENTQLDFVADQCSQTDLHPLYLLPNTASFYTWIPAIGFVQGDDQCRYLCQSKGENFMVSRGSQFVDGTRCESDRTPLFGTTAACLSGKCQLFGCDGLLHSGKVRDVCGVCGGDASSCSLTSDSYAGGQAREYTTFLSLPVNATQVHVVNRAPLFTHMAVIVGDRYVVSGMGEMALTTTHPSPLDDNRLEYSLHLTPDLLPAMEELFLPGPLSEEISVQVYRKYGKEYGEKTNPNISYHFYVPLRSSNVTESSPKGKWAVFTTPCSVSCGSGVQKQVYVCVDEGNNKHLEEHNCETPPPPKQLHTTCQLSRCPPSWDTGAFGPCSASCGGGERVRPVRCVQRHGAAVTKVSDAECSPHTAPDAGEKCNLQRCPARWRVSEPGECLAVCGPGEARRNVSCVRPEGGRDVEVDDMFCSSAIKPTDYVPCVVDVCPIGWQFKGEEQPVLNSAASPRSKQAPVYVWSPVTSQCSKTCGNGTLQAWFSCLEHQTRLNVTDLHCDTSTRPLPQTKTCNTTPCPPMWRSMQGVCSVTCGGGVANRVLYCAIETEGEEEEVVVEDSECNEFPRPTAVVACNNHRCPARWTVVSSSPCSASCDLGVAQRTVSCVQFFHGKEIVVPEESCLAAAKPATAGPCLLQVCTFRWDVTPWSQCSVPCGYGIQSRAVSCMGPSKPGPLSPLFCMHMPKPITIQGCYLGGCLVSTSDVPHVTSEHPSDRLSPSATDPILLPQATTTTVPTPIPSACGQLLLEESGTLDLKDVSGLCTVSIGRPLDEVIHIRVESGSLNCMKKLDFVAFFDRLAFVRKCEQVVGSELTTRTNVLLVRQKLQTPGNGVVLTYNSQKNPKKNHHQDCDIQLFSPTGVFENPTTSNTNHTCRVLINAPPSVKIRIQALHIGSGSNANVSQATYIMIRDMNVLTTNVFKGPQLFQWQSSGNMAEIEFHGGHLHSKGSFRAKYSFIHI, from the exons ATGTTTTTTACGGGCCTGCTCTGCCTGCTGCTCCTGCGGCCCGGCCCGGCCGCTCCATTGCAAGAG CATTTTCATCACTCCCCCAGTCAAAGAGACGTGCTTTCATCCCCGGAGGCCTCAG TGAGCGGGCGTCTGCGTCGCTGGGCCCCGATGCCCGATGTAACACacctggagctgctggtggtggtcggGCCCGATGTCCAGCGGTTCCACAAGCAGGACACGGAGCGCTACATCCTCACCAACCTCAACATC GCCTCAGAGCTTTTAAGGGACACGGCGCTGGGTGCCAACATGAGGGTGCACCTGGTCCGCATGATCATCCTGTCGGAGCCAGAG CCAGAGATCCAAATGTCCCCCAACATCACCTCCTCtctcagaagtgtgtgtgactGGGGCAGAAGGATCAACCCCTCCAACGACACAGACCCACTACACGCCGATCTGCTGTTGTACATCACACG GTACGACCTGTTGTTGCCTGATGGGAATAATCAGGTCAGGGGTGTAGCGCAGCTGGGTGGGGCTTGCTCCAGTGACTGGAGCTGTGTGATCACAGAGGACACAGGCTTTGACCTGGGCATCACCATCACTCATGAGATTGGCCACAG TTTTGGAATCAACCATGACGGTGTAGGAAACACCTGCAGCAAGAGTGGCTTCATGATGGCCTCTGACGGAGGCTACAACAGTGTGGATCTGACCTGGTCTCCCTGCAGCCGACAGCAGCTGCTCACGTTCTTCAG CGAAGGTAAAGCGGAGTGTGTAAAGGACCTGCCTGTGCTGGGAGGCTCTCTACAAGACTGGAAGCCGGGTCTATACTACGGAGTCGATGACCAATGCCGTATAGCTTTTGGTAGCACTGCGAGAGCCTGCTCTTTCACCGACCCTGACCTG CCAGCTTGTCGAGTCCTGTCCTGTCACATTAACCCTGATGATAACAGCTCCTGCAAACGCCTCCTTATCCCTCTGCTGGATGGGACGGAGTGTGCACCTAACCAG TGGTGTCTGAAGGGGCGTTGCGTCTCCTCAGATGAGCTCGGCTCTTCTGTGGTGGTGCACGGCTCCTGGTCCAACTGGTCCGGGTTCTCCCCTTGCTCGCGGACATGTGGCGGCGGGGTCACTCACCGCAGGCGTAAATGCAATAACCCAAG ACCTGCTTTCGGAGGGAATGATTGTGAGGGATCCGATGTTGAGGCTGAACTTTGTCACCGGCAA CCATGCGAGAACACACAGCTGGATTTTGTAGCAGATCAGTGCTCTCAAACAGACCTCCACCCGCTCTACCTGCTGCCAAACACCGCCTCCTTCTACACCTGGATCCCTGCCATAGGCTTTGTGCAAG GAGATGACCAGTGCAGGTATTTGTGCCaatcaaaaggagaaaacttcaTGGTGAGCCGTGGCTCCCAGTTTGTTGATGGCACTCGCTGCGAGTCTGACAGGACGCCTCTTTTTGGCACCACAGCTGCTTGTCTAAGTGGAAAATGCCAG CTGTTTGGCTGTGACGGCCTGCTGCACTCTGGGAAAGTGAGGGACGTGTGCGGGGTGTGTGGTGGAGATGCGTCGTCCTGCAGTTTGACCTCCGACTCCTACGCTGGCGGCCAGGCCAGAG AGTATACCACTTTCCTGTCTCTGCCGGTGAATGCCACGCAGGTTCATGTCGTCAACAGGGCACCTCTCTTCACTCACATGG CTGTTATTGTTGGGGATCGGTACGTTGTGTCCGGGATGGGCGAGATGGCACTAACAACGACCCATCCCTCCCCATTGGATGATAACCGCCTTGAGTACTCCCTCcacctgacccctgaccttttACCAGCGATGGAGGAGCTTTTCCTGCCAGGGCCGCTGTCAGAAGAGATAAGCGTACAG gtctATCGCAAATATGGAAAAGAATATGGGGAGAAAACGAATCCAAACATTAGCTACCACTTCTATGTACCTCTCAGAAGCAGCAACGTGACAGAAAGCTCACCCAAGGGAAAATGGGCTGTCTTCACAACACCCTGCTCTGTCTCCTGTGGATCAG GTGTGCAGAAGCAGGTTTATGTCTGTGTAGATGAAGGCAACAACAAGCATTTGGAAGAACACAATTGTGAaacccctcctccacccaaacAGCTCCACACAACCTGTCAGCTGTCCCGCTGTCCCCCCAG CTGGGACACGGGGGCGTTCGGGCCTTGTAGTGCGTCCTgcggtggaggagagagagtgcgTCCTGTACGGTGCGTTCAAAGACATGGAGCCGCTGTGACCAAGGTCTCAGACGCTGAATGCTCGCCGCATACGGCCCCGGACGCTGGTGAAAAATGCAACCTCCAACGCTGTCCTGCCAG atggCGAGTGTCAGAGCCAGGGGAGTGTTTGGCAGTGTGCGGGCCAGGGGAAGCAAGACGCAATGTGTCATGTGTCCGGCCAGAAGGCGGCCGAGATGTTGAAGTGGATGATATGTTTTGTTCTTCGGCGATCAAACCGACTGATTATGTGCCCTGTGTGGTAGATGTTTGTCCCATTGGATGGCAATTTAAGGGAGAG GAGCAACCGGTGCTCAATTCTGCTGCGTCACCCCGCTCTAAACAGGCTCCTGTGTATGTGTGGAGTCCTGTTACCAGCCAGTGCTCAAAGACGTGTGGCAATG GAACCCTACAGGCGTGGTTCTCCTGCTTGGAACACCAGACCAGACTCAATGTGACGGACCTCCACTGTGATACTTCGACCAGACCTCTTCCTCAGACTAAGACCTGCAACACAACACCCTGCCCCCCCAT GTGGCGCTCTATGCAAGGAGTCTGCAGTGTGACATGTGGAGGAGGGGTGGCCAACAGGGTGCTGTACTGTGCTATAGAaacagaaggggaggaggaggaggtggtggtggaggattCGGAGTGCAATGAGTTTCCCAGACCCACAGCAGTGGTTGCATGTAACAACCACCGCTGCCCAGCAAG GTGGACGGTAGTCAGCTCATCGCCCTGCTCAGCGTCCTGTGATCTGGGTGTAGCTCAGAGGACTGTGTCTTGTGTGCAATTTTTTCATGGAAAGGAGATTGTGGTGCCGGAGGAGAGCTGCCTTGCAGCAGCGAAACCGGCCACCGCAGGGCCCTGCCTGCTGCAGGTCTGCACCTTCCGATGGGACGTGACACCCTGGAGCCAG TGTTCCGTACCGTGTGGATACGGGATCCAGTCCAGAGCCGTGTCCTGCATGGGACCCTCTAAGCCGGGGCCCCTCAGCCCTCTGTTTTGTATGCACATGCCTAAACCCATAACCATCCAGGGCTGCTATTTGGGCGGGTGCCTTGTGTCCACCTCAGATGTCCCTCACGTTACATCAGAGCACCCCTCGGATCGTCTTTCTCCAAGTGCAACGGATCCAATCCTCCTACCACAGGCCACGACTACAACCGTCCCCACACCTATACCCA GTGCATGTGGACAGCTGCTCCTGGAGGAATCGGGCACGCTGGATTTGAAAGACGTGTCCGGCCTCTGCACAGTATCCATAGGTCGACCCCTCGATGAGGTCATTCACATTAGAGTGGAGTCTGGCTCTTTGAACTGCAtgaaaa AGTTAgactttgttgcattttttgACCGACTGGCGTTTGTGAGGAAGTGCGAGCAGGTAGTGGGAAGTGAACTCACAACCAGAACCAACGTCCTGCTGGTGCGTCAAAAGCTGCAAACCCCTGGAAACGGGGTGGTGTTAACCTACAATTCACAGAAGAACCCCAAGAAGAACCACCATCAGG ATTGTGACATTCAGCTGTTCTCTCCAACCGGTGTCTTTGAGAATCCAACAACGTCCAACACTAACCACACCTGCCGAGTGCTCATCAACGCCCCCCCATCGGTCAAGATCAGAATCCAAGCTCTACACATCGGCTCAGGGTCCAACGCCAACGTCTCCCAGGCAACGTACATCATG ATCCGGGACATGAATGTCTTAACGACCAATGTGTTTAAGGGCCCACAGCTGTTCCAGTGGCAGTCCTCTGGAAATATGGCTGAGATTGAATTTCATGGAGGCCACCTGCATTCAAAAGGGAGCTTCAGAGCCAAATATTCCTTTATTCATATTTGA
- the adamts13 gene encoding A disintegrin and metalloproteinase with thrombospondin motifs 13 isoform X1 has protein sequence MFFTGLLCLLLLRPGPAAPLQEHFHHSPSQRDVLSSPEASVSGRLRRWAPMPDVTHLELLVVVGPDVQRFHKQDTERYILTNLNIASELLRDTALGANMRVHLVRMIILSEPEPEIQMSPNITSSLRSVCDWGRRINPSNDTDPLHADLLLYITRYDLLLPDGNNQVRGVAQLGGACSSDWSCVITEDTGFDLGITITHEIGHSFGINHDGVGNTCSKSGFMMASDGGYNSVDLTWSPCSRQQLLTFFSEGKAECVKDLPVLGGSLQDWKPGLYYGVDDQCRIAFGSTARACSFTDPDLPACRVLSCHINPDDNSSCKRLLIPLLDGTECAPNQWCLKGRCVSSDELGSSVVVHGSWSNWSGFSPCSRTCGGGVTHRRRKCNNPRPAFGGNDCEGSDVEAELCHRQPCENTQLDFVADQCSQTDLHPLYLLPNTASFYTWIPAIGFVQGDDQCRYLCQSKGENFMVSRGSQFVDGTRCESDRTPLFGTTAACLSGKCQLFGCDGLLHSGKVRDVCGVCGGDASSCSLTSDSYAGGQARVTFFAEYTTFLSLPVNATQVHVVNRAPLFTHMAVIVGDRYVVSGMGEMALTTTHPSPLDDNRLEYSLHLTPDLLPAMEELFLPGPLSEEISVQVYRKYGKEYGEKTNPNISYHFYVPLRSSNVTESSPKGKWAVFTTPCSVSCGSGVQKQVYVCVDEGNNKHLEEHNCETPPPPKQLHTTCQLSRCPPSWDTGAFGPCSASCGGGERVRPVRCVQRHGAAVTKVSDAECSPHTAPDAGEKCNLQRCPARWRVSEPGECLAVCGPGEARRNVSCVRPEGGRDVEVDDMFCSSAIKPTDYVPCVVDVCPIGWQFKGEEQPVLNSAASPRSKQAPVYVWSPVTSQCSKTCGNGTLQAWFSCLEHQTRLNVTDLHCDTSTRPLPQTKTCNTTPCPPMWRSMQGVCSVTCGGGVANRVLYCAIETEGEEEEVVVEDSECNEFPRPTAVVACNNHRCPARWTVVSSSPCSASCDLGVAQRTVSCVQFFHGKEIVVPEESCLAAAKPATAGPCLLQVCTFRWDVTPWSQCSVPCGYGIQSRAVSCMGPSKPGPLSPLFCMHMPKPITIQGCYLGGCLVSTSDVPHVTSEHPSDRLSPSATDPILLPQATTTTVPTPIPSACGQLLLEESGTLDLKDVSGLCTVSIGRPLDEVIHIRVESGSLNCMKKLDFVAFFDRLAFVRKCEQVVGSELTTRTNVLLVRQKLQTPGNGVVLTYNSQKNPKKNHHQDCDIQLFSPTGVFENPTTSNTNHTCRVLINAPPSVKIRIQALHIGSGSNANVSQATYIMIRDMNVLTTNVFKGPQLFQWQSSGNMAEIEFHGGHLHSKGSFRAKYSFIHI, from the exons ATGTTTTTTACGGGCCTGCTCTGCCTGCTGCTCCTGCGGCCCGGCCCGGCCGCTCCATTGCAAGAG CATTTTCATCACTCCCCCAGTCAAAGAGACGTGCTTTCATCCCCGGAGGCCTCAG TGAGCGGGCGTCTGCGTCGCTGGGCCCCGATGCCCGATGTAACACacctggagctgctggtggtggtcggGCCCGATGTCCAGCGGTTCCACAAGCAGGACACGGAGCGCTACATCCTCACCAACCTCAACATC GCCTCAGAGCTTTTAAGGGACACGGCGCTGGGTGCCAACATGAGGGTGCACCTGGTCCGCATGATCATCCTGTCGGAGCCAGAG CCAGAGATCCAAATGTCCCCCAACATCACCTCCTCtctcagaagtgtgtgtgactGGGGCAGAAGGATCAACCCCTCCAACGACACAGACCCACTACACGCCGATCTGCTGTTGTACATCACACG GTACGACCTGTTGTTGCCTGATGGGAATAATCAGGTCAGGGGTGTAGCGCAGCTGGGTGGGGCTTGCTCCAGTGACTGGAGCTGTGTGATCACAGAGGACACAGGCTTTGACCTGGGCATCACCATCACTCATGAGATTGGCCACAG TTTTGGAATCAACCATGACGGTGTAGGAAACACCTGCAGCAAGAGTGGCTTCATGATGGCCTCTGACGGAGGCTACAACAGTGTGGATCTGACCTGGTCTCCCTGCAGCCGACAGCAGCTGCTCACGTTCTTCAG CGAAGGTAAAGCGGAGTGTGTAAAGGACCTGCCTGTGCTGGGAGGCTCTCTACAAGACTGGAAGCCGGGTCTATACTACGGAGTCGATGACCAATGCCGTATAGCTTTTGGTAGCACTGCGAGAGCCTGCTCTTTCACCGACCCTGACCTG CCAGCTTGTCGAGTCCTGTCCTGTCACATTAACCCTGATGATAACAGCTCCTGCAAACGCCTCCTTATCCCTCTGCTGGATGGGACGGAGTGTGCACCTAACCAG TGGTGTCTGAAGGGGCGTTGCGTCTCCTCAGATGAGCTCGGCTCTTCTGTGGTGGTGCACGGCTCCTGGTCCAACTGGTCCGGGTTCTCCCCTTGCTCGCGGACATGTGGCGGCGGGGTCACTCACCGCAGGCGTAAATGCAATAACCCAAG ACCTGCTTTCGGAGGGAATGATTGTGAGGGATCCGATGTTGAGGCTGAACTTTGTCACCGGCAA CCATGCGAGAACACACAGCTGGATTTTGTAGCAGATCAGTGCTCTCAAACAGACCTCCACCCGCTCTACCTGCTGCCAAACACCGCCTCCTTCTACACCTGGATCCCTGCCATAGGCTTTGTGCAAG GAGATGACCAGTGCAGGTATTTGTGCCaatcaaaaggagaaaacttcaTGGTGAGCCGTGGCTCCCAGTTTGTTGATGGCACTCGCTGCGAGTCTGACAGGACGCCTCTTTTTGGCACCACAGCTGCTTGTCTAAGTGGAAAATGCCAG CTGTTTGGCTGTGACGGCCTGCTGCACTCTGGGAAAGTGAGGGACGTGTGCGGGGTGTGTGGTGGAGATGCGTCGTCCTGCAGTTTGACCTCCGACTCCTACGCTGGCGGCCAGGCCAGAG TTACCTTTTTTGCAGAGTATACCACTTTCCTGTCTCTGCCGGTGAATGCCACGCAGGTTCATGTCGTCAACAGGGCACCTCTCTTCACTCACATGG CTGTTATTGTTGGGGATCGGTACGTTGTGTCCGGGATGGGCGAGATGGCACTAACAACGACCCATCCCTCCCCATTGGATGATAACCGCCTTGAGTACTCCCTCcacctgacccctgaccttttACCAGCGATGGAGGAGCTTTTCCTGCCAGGGCCGCTGTCAGAAGAGATAAGCGTACAG gtctATCGCAAATATGGAAAAGAATATGGGGAGAAAACGAATCCAAACATTAGCTACCACTTCTATGTACCTCTCAGAAGCAGCAACGTGACAGAAAGCTCACCCAAGGGAAAATGGGCTGTCTTCACAACACCCTGCTCTGTCTCCTGTGGATCAG GTGTGCAGAAGCAGGTTTATGTCTGTGTAGATGAAGGCAACAACAAGCATTTGGAAGAACACAATTGTGAaacccctcctccacccaaacAGCTCCACACAACCTGTCAGCTGTCCCGCTGTCCCCCCAG CTGGGACACGGGGGCGTTCGGGCCTTGTAGTGCGTCCTgcggtggaggagagagagtgcgTCCTGTACGGTGCGTTCAAAGACATGGAGCCGCTGTGACCAAGGTCTCAGACGCTGAATGCTCGCCGCATACGGCCCCGGACGCTGGTGAAAAATGCAACCTCCAACGCTGTCCTGCCAG atggCGAGTGTCAGAGCCAGGGGAGTGTTTGGCAGTGTGCGGGCCAGGGGAAGCAAGACGCAATGTGTCATGTGTCCGGCCAGAAGGCGGCCGAGATGTTGAAGTGGATGATATGTTTTGTTCTTCGGCGATCAAACCGACTGATTATGTGCCCTGTGTGGTAGATGTTTGTCCCATTGGATGGCAATTTAAGGGAGAG GAGCAACCGGTGCTCAATTCTGCTGCGTCACCCCGCTCTAAACAGGCTCCTGTGTATGTGTGGAGTCCTGTTACCAGCCAGTGCTCAAAGACGTGTGGCAATG GAACCCTACAGGCGTGGTTCTCCTGCTTGGAACACCAGACCAGACTCAATGTGACGGACCTCCACTGTGATACTTCGACCAGACCTCTTCCTCAGACTAAGACCTGCAACACAACACCCTGCCCCCCCAT GTGGCGCTCTATGCAAGGAGTCTGCAGTGTGACATGTGGAGGAGGGGTGGCCAACAGGGTGCTGTACTGTGCTATAGAaacagaaggggaggaggaggaggtggtggtggaggattCGGAGTGCAATGAGTTTCCCAGACCCACAGCAGTGGTTGCATGTAACAACCACCGCTGCCCAGCAAG GTGGACGGTAGTCAGCTCATCGCCCTGCTCAGCGTCCTGTGATCTGGGTGTAGCTCAGAGGACTGTGTCTTGTGTGCAATTTTTTCATGGAAAGGAGATTGTGGTGCCGGAGGAGAGCTGCCTTGCAGCAGCGAAACCGGCCACCGCAGGGCCCTGCCTGCTGCAGGTCTGCACCTTCCGATGGGACGTGACACCCTGGAGCCAG TGTTCCGTACCGTGTGGATACGGGATCCAGTCCAGAGCCGTGTCCTGCATGGGACCCTCTAAGCCGGGGCCCCTCAGCCCTCTGTTTTGTATGCACATGCCTAAACCCATAACCATCCAGGGCTGCTATTTGGGCGGGTGCCTTGTGTCCACCTCAGATGTCCCTCACGTTACATCAGAGCACCCCTCGGATCGTCTTTCTCCAAGTGCAACGGATCCAATCCTCCTACCACAGGCCACGACTACAACCGTCCCCACACCTATACCCA GTGCATGTGGACAGCTGCTCCTGGAGGAATCGGGCACGCTGGATTTGAAAGACGTGTCCGGCCTCTGCACAGTATCCATAGGTCGACCCCTCGATGAGGTCATTCACATTAGAGTGGAGTCTGGCTCTTTGAACTGCAtgaaaa AGTTAgactttgttgcattttttgACCGACTGGCGTTTGTGAGGAAGTGCGAGCAGGTAGTGGGAAGTGAACTCACAACCAGAACCAACGTCCTGCTGGTGCGTCAAAAGCTGCAAACCCCTGGAAACGGGGTGGTGTTAACCTACAATTCACAGAAGAACCCCAAGAAGAACCACCATCAGG ATTGTGACATTCAGCTGTTCTCTCCAACCGGTGTCTTTGAGAATCCAACAACGTCCAACACTAACCACACCTGCCGAGTGCTCATCAACGCCCCCCCATCGGTCAAGATCAGAATCCAAGCTCTACACATCGGCTCAGGGTCCAACGCCAACGTCTCCCAGGCAACGTACATCATG ATCCGGGACATGAATGTCTTAACGACCAATGTGTTTAAGGGCCCACAGCTGTTCCAGTGGCAGTCCTCTGGAAATATGGCTGAGATTGAATTTCATGGAGGCCACCTGCATTCAAAAGGGAGCTTCAGAGCCAAATATTCCTTTATTCATATTTGA